The sequence GCAACGTTGGCCAGACCAACTATTCGGCGGCCAAGGCCGGTGTTGCGGCGGCGACGGTGACCTGGGCCAAAGAGCTGGCGCGTTACGGCATTCGCGTGGCGGGGATTGCACCGGGCTTCATCGAAACGGAGATGACCCTGGGCATGAAACCGGAAGCGCTGGAGAAAATGACTTCGGGGATTCCGCTCAAGCGCATGGGCAAGCCGGAAGAAATCGCCCATTCGGCGGCGTATATCTTCGAGAACGACTACTACACCGGGCGGATTCTGGAGATGGATGGCGGGTTGCGGATCTAACTGCAAACACAAAAACCAATGTGGGAGCGAGCCTGCTCGCGAATGCAGTGGATCAGCCAACCAATGAGTTGAATGACACTCCGCATTCGCGAGCAGGCTCGCTCCCACATTTTCATCCAGCGGTTACTTAATCGTCGCTGATGGTGATGTTCGGCATCGCCGGTGTCGCCGCTTCCTGCAACACAATCCGCGCACCAACGTGGCGGGCCAGTTCCTGATAGACCATGGCAATCTGGCTGTCCGGTTCGGCGATGACCGTTGGCTTGCCGCCATCAGCCTGCTCGCGGATCAACATCGACAGCGGCAGTGAAGCCAGCAGTTCGACGCCGTACTGGGTCGCCAGCTTCTCACCACCGCCCTCACCGAACAAATGCTCGGCATGCCCGCAGTTCGAGCAGATGTGCACCGCCATGTTTTCCACCACGCCCAGCACCGGAATGTTGACCTTGCGGAACATTTCCACGCCCTTGCGCGCGTCGAGCAGGGCCAGATCCTGCGGGGTGGTGACGATGACAGCGCCGGCCACCGGGACTTTCTGTGCCAGGGTCAACTGAATGTCGCCAGTGCCCGGCGGCATGTCGATGACCAGATAATCGAGGTCGCCCCACGCGGTTTGCGTAACCAGTTGCAGCAGCGCGCCGGAGACCATCGGCCCACGCCAGACCATCGGCGTGTTGTCGTCGGTCAGGAACGCCATCGACATGACTTCGACACCGTGAGCCTTGAGCGGCACGAACCACTTCTGATCCTTGACCTCCGGGCGGGTGCGCTCGGGGATGCCGAACATGATGCCTTGGCTCGGGCCGTAGATATCGGCGTCGAGAATCCCGACCTTGGCGCCTTCACGGGCCAGGGCCAGCGCGAGGTTGGCGGCGGTGGTCGATTTACCCACACCGCCCTTGCCCGAAGCCACGGCAACCACGTTCTTGACGTTGGCCAGCCCCGGAATCTGCGCCTGCGCCTTGTGCGCGGCGATCACGGTGTTGATCTCGACTTTCGCCGCGGTCACGCCATCGAGGTTTTCAATGGCCAGTTGCAGTATTTGCGCCCAGCCGCTCTTGAACAGACCGGCGGCGTAACCGATTTCCAGCTGCACGTTGACGCGGTCACCGACGATCTCGATGTGCTTCACGCAACCGGCGCTGACCGGGTCCTGGTTCAGGTAAGGGTCGGTGTATTGGCTGAGGACGGCTTCCACCGCTGCGCGAGTGACGGCGCTCATGGGCAACTCCGATAACAAGACTGGGAAAAGATGGCGGGTATCCTACCCCTTCTATCCTCCGGACGGCACGCCCGGCAACGATTTGCAGGGGTGAAATATCTTGCCCGGCGCTTTATAGTGGCCGACCTCCGTTTCATCAAGTAGCGAAGCCCCACATGTCCGAACCACGCAAGATCCTCGTCACCAGCGCCCTGCCCTACGCCAACGGTTCGATTCACCTTGGCCATATGCTGGAATATATCCAGACCGATATGTGGGTGCGCTTCCAGAAGCATCGCGGCAATCAATGCATTTACGTCTGCGCCGACGACGCCCACGGTTCGGCGATCATGCTGCGCGCGGAAAAGGAAGGCATCACCCCGGAACAACTGATCGCCAACGTGCAGGCTGAACACAGCGCCGACTTTGCCGAGTTCCTGGTCGATTTCGACAACTTCCACTCCACTCACGCCGAAGAAAACCGTGAGCTGTCGAGCCAGATCTACATCAAATTGCGTGACGCCGGGCACATCGCTCAACGCTCGATCACCCAGTATTTCGACCCGGAAAAGAAAATGTTCCTGGCCGATCGCTTCATCAAGGGCACTTGCCCGAAGTGCGGCACTGAAGACCAGTACGGCGACAACTGCGAAAAATGCGGTGCGACCTACGCCCCGACTGACCTGAAGGATCCGAAGTCGGCAATCTCCGGCGCCACCCCGGTGCTCAAGGATTCCCAGCATTTCTTCTTCAAGCTGCCAGACTTCCAGCAAATGCTGCAGACCTGGACCCGCAGCGGCACCCTGCAAGACGCCGTCGCCAACAAGATCGCCGAATGGCTGGACGCCGGCCTGCAGCAGTGGGACATCTCCCGCGATGCGCCGTACTTCGGTTTCGAGATCCCGGGCGAGCCGGGCAAATACTTCTACGTGTGGCTGGATGCGCCGATCGGCTACATGGCCAGCTTCAAGAACCTCTGCAACCGCACGCCGGAGCTGGACTTCGATGCGTTCTGGGGCAAAGACTCCACCGCCGAGCTGTACCACTTCATCGGCAAGGACATCGTCAACTTCCACGCGCTGTTCTGGCCAGCGATGCTCGAAGGCGCGGGCTACCGCAAGCCGACCGGCATCAACGTGCACGGCTACCTGACCGTCAACGGCCAGAAGATGTCCAAGTCGCGCGGCACCTTCATCAAGGCCCGCACCTACCTGGATCACCTGTCGCCGGAATACCTGCGCTACTACTACGCGGCCAAACTGGGCCGAGGCGTCGATGACCTCGACCTGAACCTCGAAGACTTCGTGCAGAAGGTCAACTCTGACCTGGTCGGCAAAGTGGTCAACATCGCCAGTCGTTGCGCCGGTTTCATTCAAAAAGGCAACGCCGGTCTGCTGGTCGACACCAATGCCGCACCAGAGCTGACCGAGGCTTTCCTCGCTGCTGCGCCAAGCATTGCCGACGCCTACGAGGCCCGCGACTTCGCCCGTGCCATGCGTGAAACCATGGCTCTGGCCGACCGCGCCAACGCCTGGATCGCCGACAAGGCGCCGTGGTCGTTGAACAAACAGGAAGGCAAGCAGGATGAAGTCCAGGCGATCTGCGCCACCGCCATCAACCTGTTCCGCCAACTGGTGATCTTCCTCAAACCGGTGCTGCCGCTGCTGGCCGCCGATGCCGAGGCGTTCCTCAACGTCGCCCCGCTGTCCTGGAACGACCACACCACCCTGCTGGCCAACCACCAGCTGAACGAATTCAAACCGTTGATGACCCGCATCGACCCGGTAAAAGTGCAAGCCATGAGCGACGCCTCGAAAGAAGACCTGACCGCCAGCCAGACCGACACCGGTGCCGCCGCCCCTGCGGGCAATGGCGAATTGGCCAATGACCCGCTGTCGCCGGAAATCGACTTCGACGCCTTTGCCGCCATCGACCTGCGCGTCGCGCTGATCGTCAAAGCCGAACATGTGGAAGGTGCCGACAAACTGCTGCGTCTGACACTGGATATCGGTGACGAGCAACGCAACGTGTTCTCCGGAATCAAGAGCGCTTATCCGGATCCGTCCAAGCTCGACGGTCGCCTGACCATGATGATCGCCAACCTCAAGCCTCGGAAAATGAAGTTCGGTATCTCCGAAGGCATGGTGATGGCGGCCGGCCCTGGCGGTGAAGAGATTTACCTGCTGAGCCCGGACAGCGGCGCCAAGCCGGGTCAGCGCATCAAGTAAGCGACAGCAACAAAATCGATCCCACCGACGTGCCCCGCATGCCGGTGGGATTTTTCATATCTGGGCGGATACTGCCTAACCTTATGAGATACCTGCCCGTTTCGCCGACAGAACCATGACCGAACTCGTGCTTACGCTTGTCAGTACTGCGCTGCTCAACAACTTCGTGTTGCACTGGCCGCTGGGCGTCGATCCGCTCTTGGCAGGCAATCGTCGGCAAGTGCACGCGCTGGGGTCAGCGACGCTTTGCATGATGCTGGTCGTCGGTGTGGTCGGTTACGTGATCTGGCATGGGTTGCTGGTGCCGTTGCACCTTGAAGCCCTGCGCTTGTTCGTGTTTCTGCCGTTGAGCGTTTTGCTGATCGCGCCACTGCTGAAACTGTTGGCGCGCTGCTTGCCGAATCTGCCCTTCGACGGTTTGTGGCCGTTGTTGCTGGGTAATGCCGGTGTACTCGGACTGGCGCTGATCAACGCACAAAACGATCAAGGCCTGCTGCATGCCACTGCGCTGAGTCTCGGCGCCGGGCTGGGCTTCTGGCTGGTGCTGAGCCTGTTCTGTGATTTGCGCGAGCGCACGGCCGACAACGATATTCCGCTGCCCTTTCGCGGCTTGCCGATCGATCTGATCGGTGCCGGACTGATTGCAGTGATTTTTCTCGGATTCAGTGGACTGATCAAAACATGAGTCTGATTCAACGCATCGATGCCCTCCTGCCGCAGACCCAATGCGGAAAGTGCGGCCATCCCGGATGCAAGCCGTATGCACAAGGCATCGCCGAGGGCGAGCCGATCAACAAGTGCCCGCCGGGCGGTGACGAAACCATCGCCGCACTGGCTGAACTGCTGAAAGTGCCGGTGCTGGAACTGGACATCAGTCGCGGTTCGGCGCCGCCGCAAGTGGCATACATCCGCGAAGCCGAGTGCATTGGCTGCACCAAGTGCATCCAGGCCTGCCCGATCGACGCGATTGTCGGCGCGGCGAAACTGATGCACACCGTGATCATCGATGAATGCACCGGTTGTGACATGTGTGTCGCGCCGTGCCCGGTGGATTGCATTGAAATGCGCCCGCTGCCACTCGGCACGTTGCCGGTGGT comes from Pseudomonas sp. RU47 and encodes:
- the apbC gene encoding iron-sulfur cluster carrier protein ApbC — encoded protein: MSAVTRAAVEAVLSQYTDPYLNQDPVSAGCVKHIEIVGDRVNVQLEIGYAAGLFKSGWAQILQLAIENLDGVTAAKVEINTVIAAHKAQAQIPGLANVKNVVAVASGKGGVGKSTTAANLALALAREGAKVGILDADIYGPSQGIMFGIPERTRPEVKDQKWFVPLKAHGVEVMSMAFLTDDNTPMVWRGPMVSGALLQLVTQTAWGDLDYLVIDMPPGTGDIQLTLAQKVPVAGAVIVTTPQDLALLDARKGVEMFRKVNIPVLGVVENMAVHICSNCGHAEHLFGEGGGEKLATQYGVELLASLPLSMLIREQADGGKPTVIAEPDSQIAMVYQELARHVGARIVLQEAATPAMPNITISDD
- a CDS encoding electron transport complex protein RnfA gives rise to the protein MTELVLTLVSTALLNNFVLHWPLGVDPLLAGNRRQVHALGSATLCMMLVVGVVGYVIWHGLLVPLHLEALRLFVFLPLSVLLIAPLLKLLARCLPNLPFDGLWPLLLGNAGVLGLALINAQNDQGLLHATALSLGAGLGFWLVLSLFCDLRERTADNDIPLPFRGLPIDLIGAGLIAVIFLGFSGLIKT
- the metG gene encoding methionine--tRNA ligase yields the protein MSEPRKILVTSALPYANGSIHLGHMLEYIQTDMWVRFQKHRGNQCIYVCADDAHGSAIMLRAEKEGITPEQLIANVQAEHSADFAEFLVDFDNFHSTHAEENRELSSQIYIKLRDAGHIAQRSITQYFDPEKKMFLADRFIKGTCPKCGTEDQYGDNCEKCGATYAPTDLKDPKSAISGATPVLKDSQHFFFKLPDFQQMLQTWTRSGTLQDAVANKIAEWLDAGLQQWDISRDAPYFGFEIPGEPGKYFYVWLDAPIGYMASFKNLCNRTPELDFDAFWGKDSTAELYHFIGKDIVNFHALFWPAMLEGAGYRKPTGINVHGYLTVNGQKMSKSRGTFIKARTYLDHLSPEYLRYYYAAKLGRGVDDLDLNLEDFVQKVNSDLVGKVVNIASRCAGFIQKGNAGLLVDTNAAPELTEAFLAAAPSIADAYEARDFARAMRETMALADRANAWIADKAPWSLNKQEGKQDEVQAICATAINLFRQLVIFLKPVLPLLAADAEAFLNVAPLSWNDHTTLLANHQLNEFKPLMTRIDPVKVQAMSDASKEDLTASQTDTGAAAPAGNGELANDPLSPEIDFDAFAAIDLRVALIVKAEHVEGADKLLRLTLDIGDEQRNVFSGIKSAYPDPSKLDGRLTMMIANLKPRKMKFGISEGMVMAAGPGGEEIYLLSPDSGAKPGQRIK